A DNA window from Ignavibacteriales bacterium contains the following coding sequences:
- the hprK gene encoding HPr(Ser) kinase/phosphatase, with product MALSDIKETKKNSMTVGFLFDVNKQRLKLESVNGDVGFEREITDKNIHRPGLALAGYVELFTYDRVQIFGNTEIRYLNHLTFTERINAFKTIFKFDLPCIFVTGENKLDDELVAIATEHHVSVILTPLETTKFVYFMSDFLDDHFAPQTVLHGSFVDVDGIGVLITGRSGIGKSEIALDLVERGHRLVADDVVMVTRKGEGILMGAGSDVVKHYMEIRGLGLIDVRSIFGIRSIRFQKRVEIIVELQEWRNDLEYTRTGLDHENISILGVSLPHIKLPIVPGKNITVIVEVIAMDYQLKHYGYDSAKEFAKRLDAAIAEKSKGKRVINYFDHDFE from the coding sequence ATGGCACTGAGTGATATTAAAGAAACAAAGAAAAATAGTATGACAGTGGGTTTCTTGTTTGATGTCAATAAACAGCGCTTAAAGTTAGAGAGCGTCAATGGCGACGTTGGGTTTGAGCGGGAGATTACAGACAAGAACATCCATCGGCCCGGCCTGGCGCTTGCAGGATATGTTGAGTTGTTCACCTACGACCGTGTCCAGATTTTTGGTAATACAGAAATTCGATATCTCAACCACCTGACCTTTACTGAACGTATCAATGCATTTAAAACAATTTTTAAATTTGATTTGCCATGTATCTTTGTTACAGGCGAAAATAAACTCGATGATGAACTGGTGGCCATTGCCACAGAACACCATGTGTCAGTGATTCTTACACCGTTAGAGACAACGAAATTTGTTTATTTCATGAGCGATTTTCTCGATGATCATTTCGCTCCGCAAACCGTTTTGCATGGTTCTTTTGTAGACGTCGATGGCATCGGTGTTTTAATCACCGGGCGTTCCGGAATAGGAAAAAGTGAAATTGCGTTAGACCTTGTCGAGCGCGGACATCGCCTCGTGGCGGATGATGTTGTGATGGTCACACGAAAAGGCGAAGGAATTCTCATGGGCGCTGGTTCGGATGTCGTTAAACATTATATGGAAATCCGGGGCCTTGGTCTCATTGATGTTCGTTCAATATTTGGTATTCGATCTATCCGTTTTCAGAAGAGAGTTGAGATTATTGTTGAATTACAAGAATGGCGGAACGATCTCGAATATACACGAACAGGACTTGACCATGAGAACATCTCCATCCTTGGCGTCAGTTTGCCCCACATTAAACTGCCCATAGTCCCGGGAAAAAATATAACCGTCATCGTTGAAGTAATCGCTATGGATTATCAACTGAAACACTATGGCTACGACTCCGCCAAAGAATTTGCAAAACGGCTTGATGCTGCAATTGCTGAAAAATCAAAGGGAAAACGAGTTATTAATTATTTTGACCACGACTTTGAATAA
- the raiA gene encoding ribosome-associated translation inhibitor RaiA yields MNIKITSRHFKPHATLTEYAERAIEDLSHFYDGIIKAEVIFSYEKSHDSVKNAEISLTVYGTVLTGIGSSEAYEKSIDIAIAKIKTRLKKYKEKLHEKDRKGVRKIREKE; encoded by the coding sequence ATGAATATAAAAATTACATCACGTCACTTCAAACCTCATGCCACGCTGACAGAATATGCGGAAAGAGCAATTGAAGACTTGTCGCATTTCTATGATGGTATCATTAAGGCCGAAGTAATCTTTTCTTATGAAAAGTCGCATGACAGTGTGAAGAACGCAGAAATATCATTGACGGTGTATGGTACTGTTCTGACAGGTATTGGTTCAAGTGAAGCGTATGAAAAGTCTATTGATATAGCAATCGCCAAAATAAAAACTCGCCTGAAAAAGTACAAAGAGAAACTTCACGAAAAAGATCGCAAGGGTGTAAGAAAGATACGAGAGAAAGAATAA
- the xerC gene encoding tyrosine recombinase XerC: protein MEKIVRSYLEYLEIERNYSAHTILSYETDLLRLVQFLRQEGIHSFDHVHKEALRAFIGSLLDEGFSQRSTARKIASMRSFFKYLRRQKIIDGNPALVLITPKVGKRLPSFLDEESVQRLLSSPDRSTPNGKRDTAILELFYSTGMRLSELIGLNIGDLKQEEGLIKVRGKGRKERIVPVGRKALSAIDEYLHEKKELSPKTPAKADERPLFIIKEGRRMYPQAVGRMVRKYIGAVSEIEKRSPHVLRHSFATHMLNHGADLRAVKELLGHESLSTTQVYTHVSSARMKKVYEDAHPKA from the coding sequence ATGGAAAAAATAGTCAGAAGTTACCTTGAATATTTGGAAATCGAACGGAATTATTCTGCCCATACCATTCTTTCCTACGAGACAGATTTGTTGAGGTTGGTTCAATTTCTTCGCCAGGAAGGAATTCATTCGTTTGATCATGTGCATAAAGAAGCGCTCAGAGCGTTTATTGGTTCATTGCTTGATGAAGGATTCAGCCAGCGAAGCACTGCACGAAAAATTGCATCGATGCGTTCGTTCTTCAAATATCTTCGGCGGCAGAAAATAATTGATGGAAATCCTGCTTTGGTGCTGATCACACCAAAAGTTGGGAAGCGGTTGCCGTCCTTCTTAGATGAAGAATCAGTGCAGCGGCTTCTTTCATCACCCGATCGATCCACACCGAATGGAAAAAGAGACACTGCAATTTTAGAATTATTCTATAGCACTGGCATGAGATTGAGCGAATTGATAGGTCTGAATATCGGCGATCTGAAGCAAGAAGAAGGTCTCATCAAAGTAAGAGGGAAAGGGCGCAAAGAACGCATCGTGCCTGTAGGCAGAAAAGCATTGTCTGCAATAGACGAATATCTTCATGAAAAAAAAGAACTGTCACCGAAAACGCCTGCTAAGGCGGACGAACGTCCGTTATTTATAATCAAAGAAGGACGCCGTATGTATCCCCAGGCAGTTGGAAGAATGGTACGGAAATATATCGGAGCAGTTTCAGAGATAGAAAAGAGAAGCCCTCACGTTTTGCGGCATTCGTTTGCGACACATATGTTAAATCATGGAGCCGATTTGCGTGCTGTGAAAGAATTGCTTGGTCATGAAAGTTTATCCACCACACAAGTCTATACGCATGTGTCATCAGCGCGGATGAAAAAAGTTTACGAAGACGCTCATCCCAAGGCATAG
- the topA gene encoding type I DNA topoisomerase, whose translation MEKSLIIVESPAKAKTINKYLGKEYFVEASVGHIKNLPKSKLSVDIDNDFSVVYETIAGKEDVVGRIKEKAAKAKAVFIATDPDREGEAIAAHIAEEVKDDNKHIKRVLFHEITEAGVRDGMAHPKKVDMHMVMSQQARRAMDRIVGYKVTPFIWKTMYYGLSAGRVQSVALRLICEREAAIQKFLPQEYWSLTAEFTTQHDDKFLAKLVKVAGDDPRIPDETTSNGYMADVRKQKYEISNVTRKPVKRNPPAPFITSTLQQEAAKRLRMSAKRTMMLAQKLYEGQEIGEEGLTGLITYMRTDSTRLSGEAVSHVREYIYNNYGKEYLPKEPRLFKKGKASQDAHEAIRPTSIKLTPKVVKKYLDKDMFALYELIWNRFIACQMAVAEFEQVTVEVTGGEYLFRASDQLPTFRGFLQVYDDIEEENAGEQGDTDPTSKLPVNLAKSQAAQLTDLLPLQHFTKPPGRYSEATLVKELESLGIGRPSTYAMIVTTVIDRKYVEQKERKLYASDLGMQVNTLLVSHFPEIFNVKFTAKMEEELDTIASGKQEYLDVMKDFYGPFHQAVEKASGLATAIKKSLQEKTEDICELCGKPMVIKWGRNGRFMACTGYPGCKSTKPLPGDAEKTQHVIGGKCELCGGDMLVKGGRFGTFLGCSNYPTCKNTKPISMGIKCPKCKEGELIERKTKKGKRTFYGCSKYPNCDFASWDKPVAQACTYCGNEYVVAKYSQAKGEYIVCPSCKQEVNQAEAVASA comes from the coding sequence ATGGAAAAATCTCTTATTATCGTTGAATCACCTGCAAAAGCAAAAACGATTAACAAATATTTAGGGAAAGAATATTTTGTTGAGGCATCGGTTGGACACATCAAGAATCTTCCTAAAAGTAAATTGAGCGTAGACATCGACAATGATTTTTCTGTCGTGTATGAAACGATCGCAGGGAAAGAAGATGTTGTTGGGCGTATCAAAGAAAAAGCCGCGAAGGCGAAAGCTGTCTTCATCGCAACTGACCCTGATCGTGAAGGTGAAGCAATTGCGGCGCATATTGCCGAAGAAGTGAAAGATGACAATAAACATATTAAACGCGTGCTCTTTCACGAAATTACCGAGGCAGGCGTCAGAGATGGTATGGCGCATCCCAAAAAAGTCGATATGCATATGGTGATGTCGCAGCAAGCACGACGCGCGATGGACAGAATTGTGGGCTACAAAGTGACGCCATTTATTTGGAAGACAATGTATTACGGACTCTCTGCAGGACGAGTGCAGTCGGTAGCATTGCGGTTGATCTGCGAGCGCGAAGCGGCGATTCAAAAATTTTTACCTCAAGAATATTGGTCGTTGACAGCTGAATTCACAACACAGCATGATGACAAATTTCTTGCCAAACTTGTAAAAGTTGCAGGTGACGATCCGCGTATACCAGATGAAACAACATCGAACGGCTACATGGCTGACGTTCGGAAACAGAAGTACGAAATCAGCAATGTTACTCGAAAACCAGTAAAACGGAATCCGCCTGCACCATTTATTACAAGTACGTTGCAGCAAGAAGCTGCAAAGCGCCTTCGCATGTCCGCTAAGCGGACGATGATGCTGGCGCAGAAATTGTACGAAGGCCAGGAAATAGGCGAAGAAGGATTGACAGGTCTTATTACGTATATGCGTACAGACTCGACGCGGTTAAGCGGGGAAGCAGTATCGCATGTCCGCGAGTATATCTATAACAATTATGGCAAGGAGTACTTGCCGAAAGAGCCTCGTCTCTTCAAGAAAGGCAAAGCATCACAGGACGCACACGAAGCTATCCGACCAACTTCTATAAAGCTGACACCGAAGGTCGTGAAGAAATATCTGGATAAAGATATGTTTGCGTTGTACGAACTTATTTGGAATCGGTTCATCGCTTGCCAGATGGCGGTTGCAGAGTTCGAACAGGTGACAGTTGAAGTGACAGGCGGAGAGTACCTGTTTAGAGCAAGCGATCAACTTCCAACATTTCGTGGTTTTCTACAAGTGTATGACGATATCGAAGAAGAAAATGCGGGGGAACAAGGAGATACTGATCCTACGTCTAAGCTCCCAGTGAATCTGGCAAAAAGTCAAGCGGCACAGCTTACAGATCTTCTTCCACTGCAACATTTTACAAAACCGCCGGGCCGGTACTCGGAAGCTACATTGGTAAAAGAGTTAGAGTCGCTGGGTATTGGCCGTCCGAGCACGTATGCGATGATTGTGACAACAGTTATTGATCGAAAGTACGTCGAACAAAAAGAACGAAAGCTCTACGCATCAGATCTGGGCATGCAAGTGAACACATTGTTGGTAAGTCATTTTCCTGAAATCTTTAATGTAAAGTTCACTGCAAAGATGGAAGAAGAATTAGATACGATCGCTTCCGGCAAGCAAGAATATCTTGATGTTATGAAAGATTTTTATGGACCATTTCACCAGGCGGTGGAAAAAGCTTCAGGGTTAGCAACTGCAATCAAAAAGTCATTGCAGGAAAAAACTGAAGATATATGCGAGTTGTGCGGCAAACCTATGGTGATCAAGTGGGGCCGTAATGGAAGATTTATGGCTTGTACAGGTTACCCGGGATGCAAGAGTACAAAGCCCCTTCCAGGAGATGCAGAAAAAACACAACACGTTATTGGAGGCAAGTGTGAACTGTGCGGCGGAGATATGCTTGTGAAGGGTGGACGATTTGGAACATTTTTAGGATGCTCTAACTATCCAACATGCAAAAATACAAAACCGATCTCCATGGGCATCAAATGTCCAAAGTGCAAAGAAGGTGAACTCATTGAACGAAAGACGAAAAAAGGCAAACGGACATTTTATGGGTGTTCAAAATATCCGAATTGTGATTTCGCATCTTGGGATAAACCGGTAGCGCAGGCATGTACGTATTGTGGAAATGAATATGTCGTTGCAAAATATTCTCAGGCAAAAGGCGAGTATATAGTGTGTCCATCGTGTAAGCAGGAAGTCAATCAAGCAGAAGCTGTCGCTTCTGCGTAA
- a CDS encoding DUF494 family protein has product MEIILFLVNELRSNKRLNDVDVSSLTRDGYTQSEISSAFSWLFERLSVGKSITDVTSGSSTSHRILNDAEKMVVGLQAYGYLIQCQQLGLLNNVDVETIIERIMMAGFAAVGLPEMKSFVAGYLFDMESSNGQISLGTNDTIH; this is encoded by the coding sequence GTGGAAATAATTCTTTTTTTAGTCAATGAACTGCGTTCTAATAAGCGTCTCAATGATGTGGATGTATCATCTCTGACGCGCGATGGGTATACACAAAGTGAAATATCGTCTGCATTCTCATGGCTGTTTGAACGGCTTTCCGTAGGGAAGTCAATCACGGATGTAACCAGCGGATCCAGCACATCTCATCGCATATTAAATGATGCCGAGAAAATGGTCGTTGGGTTGCAGGCGTATGGATATTTGATACAATGTCAACAGCTGGGACTTCTCAACAATGTAGATGTTGAGACTATCATCGAACGTATTATGATGGCAGGATTCGCAGCTGTCGGTTTACCGGAAATGAAATCTTTTGTTGCCGGATATCTCTTTGATATGGAAAGCAGCAATGGACAAATTTCACTTGGTACGAATGATACAATTCACTGA
- the ybeY gene encoding rRNA maturation RNase YbeY: MTTRMILLSTNHPRLRFPSKEVFRALKIVYKEEGKEIPALAVVCTHNRFIRKMNKEFLEHDYITDVIAFPLGNDGGVEAEIYVNLDAARNQAKKYNVTYTQEARRLLIHGALHLLGYDDKTQGKKNMMNAREEFYLGLMSRKARL, encoded by the coding sequence ATGACAACACGAATGATACTTCTTTCAACTAACCATCCTCGTTTGCGGTTCCCCAGCAAGGAAGTTTTCCGCGCATTAAAGATTGTTTATAAAGAAGAAGGAAAAGAAATTCCGGCACTTGCTGTAGTTTGTACGCACAATCGTTTTATCCGTAAGATGAACAAGGAATTTCTTGAGCACGATTACATCACAGACGTTATTGCGTTTCCACTGGGCAACGATGGCGGTGTTGAAGCAGAAATTTATGTCAATCTTGATGCGGCGAGAAACCAAGCAAAGAAATATAATGTTACATACACGCAAGAAGCGCGTCGGCTGTTGATTCATGGTGCACTGCATTTGCTTGGGTATGATGATAAAACTCAAGGCAAAAAAAATATGATGAATGCGAGAGAAGAATTTTACTTAGGATTGATGAGTCGAAAGGCACGGTTGTAA
- a CDS encoding MBL fold metallo-hydrolase → MKLTFWGVRGSIPTPGKQTVRYGGNTPCLELRLDDDRLIIFDAGTGIRSFGDYLINNGESVKAHLFISHPHWDHIQGFPFFKPAFSPGNELTIVGTDRPEKPLSEIISEQMNRIYFPVQLHDLKAKIKFVPITEEGEMKVYDALVKMIYVNHPGFALGYRVDYKGKSLIYISDNEPFDKAFAGSMSNFESKVKEKFMTASGDPNQRIFDFCRGADVLIHDTTYTPEEYIDRVGWGHSDYLFALRLAAEANVRRLYLFHHEQNHSDEKVDDILKKCKKEIRSRGYKFECEAAVENTTIVI, encoded by the coding sequence ATGAAACTCACATTTTGGGGCGTTCGTGGTTCAATTCCAACTCCAGGCAAACAAACGGTTCGCTATGGCGGGAACACACCATGCTTGGAACTTCGTCTTGACGATGACCGGCTCATTATTTTTGACGCAGGTACTGGCATCCGAAGTTTCGGTGACTATCTGATTAATAACGGAGAATCGGTCAAGGCACATCTTTTCATTTCGCATCCTCATTGGGATCATATTCAGGGATTTCCTTTTTTCAAACCGGCATTCAGCCCCGGAAATGAACTTACTATTGTTGGAACAGACCGCCCGGAGAAACCGTTAAGTGAGATTATTTCAGAGCAAATGAACCGTATTTATTTTCCTGTCCAGCTTCATGATCTTAAAGCAAAGATAAAATTCGTCCCTATTACGGAAGAGGGAGAAATGAAAGTGTATGATGCTCTCGTGAAGATGATTTATGTGAATCATCCCGGATTTGCACTTGGGTACCGCGTTGATTATAAGGGAAAGTCATTAATATATATTAGTGACAATGAACCCTTCGATAAAGCATTTGCCGGATCCATGAGCAATTTTGAGTCAAAGGTCAAAGAAAAATTCATGACGGCGAGTGGCGATCCGAATCAAAGGATCTTCGATTTTTGCCGCGGTGCTGATGTGCTCATTCATGACACGACGTATACACCTGAAGAGTATATTGATCGAGTTGGCTGGGGACATTCGGATTATTTATTTGCGCTACGGCTAGCAGCTGAAGCGAACGTGCGGCGCTTATATCTTTTCCACCATGAACAGAATCACAGTGATGAAAAAGTTGACGATATTTTAAAAAAGTGCAAGAAAGAAATTCGAAGCAGGGGATACAAATTCGAGTGTGAAGCTGCTGTCGAAAACACAACGATTGTCATCTAA
- a CDS encoding gamma carbonic anhydrase family protein, protein MDTAQNSERKMKGIIPYKDRIPKLHASVFVADGAKIIGDVEIGEHSGIWFNVVIRGDVNFIRIGSRTNIQDNSVLHVTTKTAPLNIGSNVTIGHSAVLHGCTIDDNCLIGMGAIVLDRAHIHQNSMVAAGAIVLEGFDVPEGMLVAGIPAKVKRALTEEEKQFIRQSAANYVGYVQAYQS, encoded by the coding sequence TTGGATACCGCCCAGAACAGCGAACGAAAAATGAAGGGAATAATCCCTTATAAGGATCGAATACCGAAGTTGCATGCATCGGTATTTGTTGCGGATGGTGCAAAGATCATTGGCGATGTGGAAATTGGAGAACACAGCGGCATCTGGTTTAATGTTGTCATTCGCGGTGATGTGAATTTCATTCGCATTGGTTCACGCACAAATATTCAAGACAATTCTGTATTACATGTTACAACGAAAACGGCTCCTTTGAATATCGGTTCGAATGTCACGATCGGTCATAGCGCTGTTCTGCATGGATGTACCATTGACGATAATTGCTTGATCGGAATGGGTGCTATTGTATTGGACAGAGCGCATATTCATCAAAACTCTATGGTAGCGGCTGGAGCGATAGTGCTTGAAGGATTTGATGTTCCGGAAGGAATGCTTGTAGCAGGGATTCCGGCTAAAGTAAAACGTGCATTAACAGAAGAAGAAAAACAATTCATACGTCAGTCAGCAGCAAACTACGTCGGTTATGTGCAGGCATACCAATCATGA
- a CDS encoding DUF3108 domain-containing protein — MRSRVYVRFFIPIVIWFMLFLRTAAGLPLQNEKLSIRSFNQNSEPVRQSERMLQAGEELEYSVHYSFFHIGTIRFKVTNKEERNGKVIYHACAIMDSNPSLSWLVDLHIRFYSEMDQDAFTYQWLSEDSTSKKTTYRKMRFDYEAHKMYFEWGNKLKTNEYKKEGERIVTITNNCQDGLSLFYYARAHVREKNQTKIPTFIDTNEVTTHINFGIEHLEEDIDAVDYPIDVMKLDGRADFVGVFGLTGGFEGVFSNDAAGIPMTARMKVILGSIKVELKNWKRDNWIPPRTANEK, encoded by the coding sequence ATGAGGAGCAGGGTATACGTGCGGTTCTTTATTCCCATAGTCATCTGGTTTATGCTTTTTTTACGGACAGCTGCGGGCTTGCCTCTGCAGAATGAAAAGCTCTCCATTCGATCTTTCAATCAGAATTCAGAACCGGTGAGGCAGAGTGAAAGAATGCTGCAGGCTGGAGAAGAGTTGGAATATAGCGTCCACTATTCTTTCTTCCACATTGGGACGATTCGTTTTAAAGTGACGAATAAAGAAGAAAGAAATGGAAAAGTGATTTATCACGCTTGTGCAATCATGGATTCCAATCCGTCGCTGAGCTGGCTCGTTGATTTGCATATCAGGTTTTACAGTGAGATGGATCAGGATGCGTTCACCTACCAATGGCTGAGCGAAGACAGCACTAGTAAAAAAACGACGTATCGAAAAATGCGTTTCGATTATGAGGCACACAAAATGTACTTCGAATGGGGAAATAAACTCAAAACGAACGAATACAAAAAAGAAGGCGAACGTATAGTTACTATAACAAATAACTGTCAGGATGGATTATCGCTTTTCTATTACGCGCGTGCACATGTACGTGAAAAGAACCAGACAAAAATTCCGACATTCATTGATACGAATGAAGTAACCACACATATCAATTTTGGTATCGAACATTTAGAGGAAGATATTGATGCAGTCGATTATCCCATAGATGTAATGAAATTAGATGGACGCGCAGACTTTGTTGGTGTCTTTGGGTTGACAGGCGGATTCGAAGGAGTGTTTAGTAATGATGCTGCGGGCATTCCCATGACAGCACGAATGAAAGTTATTCTGGGAAGCATAAAGGTGGAACTGAAGAATTGGAAACGAGATAATTGGATACCGCCCAGAACAGCGAACGAAAAATGA
- a CDS encoding S41 family peptidase: MKKRFSLATAVALVVVSIFAGMEINKLISADNIYEQIKKFGDVLSAAEKSYVDDVDTGKLTDAAIVGMLNTLDPHSVYIPPKQFEKVQEEFKGKFEGVGISFRILNDSITVVEPVAGGPSARMGVLSNDRIVKINDTSSVKWTDQQVMRTLRGPKGTKVKISIVRPSVKEILEFVIIRDEIALTSVDAALMITRDVGYIRVNQFKETTHIEMEKALQKLKTEGMRKLILDLRDNGGGYLEEAVRMADQFLDGGPVDNPHRIVYTKARKPEFEESYSAKSGEAYEKLPLIVLINNASASASEIVAGALQDWDRGLIVGETSFGKGLVQRQWPLRDGSAFRLTVARYYTPSGRLIQRSYQGKDKDEYQLEAFQRDEQEGDNLEHKHDAESAKESRQKNDSLEQKHEVKPDSTIPIFKTADGRTVLGGGGITPDYVVKSEKVTGLIQTVWRRNLFYDFCKNYMEGTGFVLRAKYAKNYEDYKLKYTISNELMTEFRKFIETKEVKIDEKEYAKDLDFLKARLKAQIAQMIFGLEGYIGVMVGVDNQIQKALTLFPEAEKIAKLK, translated from the coding sequence ATGAAAAAGAGGTTTTCGTTAGCCACAGCGGTGGCTCTGGTCGTTGTGAGCATTTTTGCCGGTATGGAAATCAATAAACTCATTTCAGCTGACAACATTTACGAACAAATTAAAAAATTTGGTGATGTTCTCAGTGCTGCGGAGAAATCATATGTTGATGATGTCGATACCGGGAAGCTGACGGATGCGGCGATCGTTGGAATGCTCAACACGCTTGACCCTCATTCAGTCTATATTCCGCCTAAACAATTTGAAAAGGTACAGGAGGAATTCAAAGGCAAATTTGAAGGAGTTGGTATTTCGTTCCGTATTTTGAATGACAGCATTACAGTGGTCGAACCGGTCGCTGGCGGTCCATCAGCAAGAATGGGTGTGCTTTCTAATGACCGAATTGTTAAAATTAACGATACGTCTTCCGTTAAATGGACAGATCAGCAAGTGATGCGTACCCTTCGCGGACCGAAAGGAACCAAAGTAAAAATCTCCATAGTTCGCCCAAGTGTAAAAGAAATTCTTGAGTTTGTCATTATTCGCGATGAAATTGCCCTCACGAGCGTTGATGCTGCGCTGATGATTACCAGAGATGTTGGCTACATCCGTGTGAATCAGTTTAAGGAAACGACACATATTGAAATGGAGAAGGCGCTGCAAAAGCTTAAGACGGAAGGAATGCGCAAGCTCATCTTAGATTTACGTGATAATGGCGGAGGATATTTAGAAGAGGCAGTCCGAATGGCAGATCAATTCCTTGATGGTGGGCCTGTCGACAATCCGCATAGAATCGTTTACACAAAAGCACGAAAACCAGAATTTGAAGAATCGTACTCTGCAAAAAGCGGAGAAGCGTATGAAAAACTTCCACTTATTGTTCTTATCAATAACGCATCTGCAAGCGCAAGTGAAATCGTGGCAGGCGCTCTCCAGGATTGGGACCGCGGTTTGATCGTTGGTGAAACATCGTTTGGAAAAGGATTAGTACAGCGTCAGTGGCCGCTGCGGGATGGTTCGGCATTTCGGTTAACTGTTGCTCGGTATTATACACCAAGCGGGCGGTTGATTCAACGATCGTATCAGGGGAAAGACAAAGACGAATATCAACTGGAAGCGTTTCAGCGCGATGAACAAGAAGGCGATAATCTAGAACACAAGCATGATGCAGAATCAGCAAAGGAATCTCGACAAAAGAATGACAGTCTTGAACAAAAGCATGAGGTTAAGCCGGATTCAACTATCCCAATCTTTAAAACTGCTGATGGTCGCACAGTGCTTGGCGGCGGCGGCATCACTCCGGACTATGTTGTCAAGTCGGAAAAGGTTACGGGGCTCATACAGACTGTTTGGCGGCGAAATCTTTTCTATGATTTCTGTAAAAACTATATGGAAGGTACCGGATTTGTTCTTCGGGCAAAATACGCCAAGAATTATGAAGATTATAAATTGAAATACACTATCTCGAACGAACTCATGACAGAATTTCGAAAGTTCATCGAAACGAAAGAAGTCAAAATTGATGAAAAAGAATACGCAAAGGATCTCGATTTCCTGAAAGCTCGTCTGAAGGCACAAATTGCACAGATGATTTTCGGTTTAGAAGGATATATCGGTGTGATGGTAGGTGTTGATAATCAAATTCAGAAAGCGTTGACTCTTTTTCCAGAAGCAGAAAAAATTGCCAAACTGAAATAA